One Natronolimnobius sp. AArcel1 genomic region harbors:
- the sod gene encoding superoxide dismutase, with the protein MADHELPPLPYDYDALEPSISEQVVTWHHDTHHQGYVNGLNSAEETLEENRESGDYGSTAGALGNVTHNGSGHYLHTLFWENMSPNGGGEPEGDIADRIEEDFGSYEGWKGEFEAAASAAGGWALLVYDPVAKQLRNLAVDKHDQGALWGSHPILALDVWEHSYYYDYGPDRGEFIDGFFEVVNWDSVDEEYQKCLDHFE; encoded by the coding sequence ATGGCTGACCACGAACTTCCACCACTACCGTACGACTACGACGCACTGGAACCATCGATCTCCGAGCAGGTCGTTACCTGGCATCACGACACCCACCATCAGGGCTACGTCAACGGCCTCAACTCCGCCGAGGAAACCCTCGAGGAGAACCGCGAGTCCGGCGACTACGGCTCGACCGCTGGTGCACTCGGCAACGTCACCCACAACGGCAGCGGACACTACCTCCACACGCTGTTTTGGGAGAACATGAGCCCAAACGGCGGCGGCGAGCCAGAGGGCGACATCGCCGACCGCATCGAAGAGGACTTCGGCTCCTACGAGGGCTGGAAAGGTGAATTCGAGGCTGCAGCCAGCGCTGCCGGTGGCTGGGCACTGCTCGTGTACGACCCAGTTGCCAAGCAACTGCGCAACCTCGCGGTCGACAAGCACGACCAGGGCGCACTCTGGGGCTCGCACCCAATCCTCGCACTCGACGTCTGGGAGCACTCCTACTACTACGACTACGGCCCAGACCGCGGCGAGTTCATCGACGGCTTCTTCGAGGTCGTCAACTGGGACAGCGTCGACGAAGAGTACCAGAAGTGCCTCGACCACTTCGAGTAA
- a CDS encoding MBL fold metallo-hydrolase, with protein MITNLARGVQSFTSNAFLVTGERPVLIDTGSNFDVVAAVREHVDDLEAVVLTHTHPDHIGNLEAVTTEFDLEPWCYDPSVDAVSSGHKIADGDTLVLGDDEYTAVHTPGHKDDHLCFYSREADVLIAGDLVFQNGSFGRTDLAEGDRATLIESIDRILEVVDEDLEAMHTGHGPSVTETPYEHIELASQMARRA; from the coding sequence ATGATCACGAATCTCGCGCGTGGCGTCCAGTCGTTTACGAGCAACGCATTTCTGGTGACGGGTGAACGCCCCGTTCTAATCGATACTGGTTCGAATTTCGATGTCGTCGCAGCCGTTCGCGAACACGTCGACGACCTCGAGGCCGTCGTTCTGACGCACACCCATCCCGATCATATCGGCAATCTCGAGGCAGTAACGACAGAGTTTGACCTCGAGCCGTGGTGTTACGATCCGTCAGTCGATGCGGTCTCCAGCGGCCACAAAATCGCCGACGGCGACACGCTCGTACTCGGCGATGACGAGTATACGGCGGTGCACACGCCCGGGCACAAAGACGACCACCTCTGTTTCTACTCACGAGAGGCGGACGTCCTCATTGCCGGTGATCTCGTCTTCCAGAACGGCAGTTTCGGACGAACTGACCTGGCAGAAGGCGACCGCGCGACACTCATCGAGAGTATCGATCGCATCCTCGAGGTCGTCGATGAGGATCTCGAGGCGATGCATACGGGCCATGGCCCGAGCGTGACGGAGACGCCGTACGAACACATCGAACTCGCGAGTCAGATGGCGCGACGGGCATAA
- the ndk gene encoding nucleoside-diphosphate kinase, giving the protein MSDGDHERTFVMIKPDAFGRGLVGEVISRLEERGLKLVAIKVENMPRERAEEHYSEHEDKPFYDDLVDFITSGPVVPMVWEGQDATRQVRQMIGETDPLEAQPGTIRGDFALDLGRNVVHAADHEDEGANEREIGIHFDDDELIDYDQHDAEWLYE; this is encoded by the coding sequence ATGAGCGACGGCGATCACGAGCGAACCTTCGTGATGATCAAGCCGGACGCATTTGGTCGCGGCCTCGTCGGCGAGGTTATCTCTCGACTCGAGGAACGCGGACTCAAACTCGTCGCCATTAAGGTCGAGAACATGCCCCGCGAACGGGCTGAAGAACACTACAGCGAACACGAGGACAAGCCGTTCTACGACGACCTCGTAGACTTCATCACCTCGGGACCGGTTGTCCCGATGGTCTGGGAAGGACAGGACGCAACCCGTCAGGTCCGTCAGATGATCGGCGAGACCGACCCACTCGAGGCTCAGCCAGGAACCATCCGCGGTGACTTCGCACTCGATCTCGGTCGCAACGTCGTTCACGCGGCCGATCACGAGGATGAGGGCGCAAACGAGCGCGAAATCGGAATCCACTTCGACGACGACGAACTGATTGACTACGATCAGCACGACGCCGAGTGGCTCTACGAGTAA
- a CDS encoding DUF5827 family protein: MPVPKSEFENRPPCDFYTPAELLENDQMYTVYEIARLLQGLEPDAEIEQQTESVLLDWAIPWVMTNADDLVVAEPRSDDEPGYYGVKEDDGDDE, translated from the coding sequence ATGCCTGTTCCAAAATCCGAGTTCGAGAATCGACCGCCGTGTGACTTCTACACGCCGGCGGAGTTGCTCGAGAACGACCAGATGTACACTGTCTACGAAATCGCGCGGCTGCTGCAGGGACTCGAGCCCGATGCGGAGATTGAACAACAGACAGAAAGCGTCTTGCTCGATTGGGCGATTCCGTGGGTCATGACGAACGCGGACGACCTCGTTGTAGCCGAGCCACGCAGTGACGACGAACCCGGTTACTACGGTGTCAAAGAAGACGACGGCGACGACGAATAA